The following are from one region of the Zonotrichia albicollis isolate bZonAlb1 chromosome 15, bZonAlb1.hap1, whole genome shotgun sequence genome:
- the MYOT gene encoding myotilin isoform X5, translating to MYNKQASINSMQKTSDQEIRGTKEALIQDLEKKLRCKDSLLQNGNQRLTYEERMARRLLGPVNAASVLDSQSEDSVQNAQHQNAENIRLQVPTTHVRSRPSSRGDDRGHDSIQEKFFQPRFTQVPEDVVIEEGRFCRLDFKVSGLPTPDVMWYQNGRMVHQDQFHKMIVSEKGFHSFIFEAVKSADAGTYECVAVNRAGEASFTVKVEVIAKEHHMPPTFIFKPQSKKVFEGDTARLECQISAIPTPRIYWKRNNEMVQYNTDRISLLHDNTGRICLLIHNATKKDAGWYTVSAVNGAGVATCHARLEVATHTNKPLPAPKQLRVRPTFSKYLALNGRGLDVKQAFSPEGEFQRLAEQSGLYESDEL from the exons ATGTATAACAAACAAGCCAGCATCAACTCTATGCAGAAGACATCAGACCAAGAAATTCGAGGAACAAAGGAGGCCCTCATCCAGGACCTGGAGAAGAAACTGAGATGCAAGGACAGCCTCCTGCAGAATGGCAACCAG AGACTGACCTATGAGGAGAGGATGGCTCGCAGGCTGCTCGGACCAGTGAATGCTGCCTCAGTGCTGGACTCACAGAGTGAAGACAGCGTGCAGAATGCACAG CACCAGAATGCAGAAAACATCAGGCTGCAGGTTCCTACAACACATGTCAG GAGCAGACCATCCTCTAGAGGCGACGATCGTGGACATGACTCAATCCAGGAGAAGTTTTTCCAGCCACGTTTCACACAAGTGCCTGAAGATGTGGTGATTGAGGAGGGGCGGTTCTGCAGGCTGGACTTCAAA GTCAGTGGGCTCCCAACTCCAGATGTGATGTGGTACCAGAATGGAAGGATGGTTCACCAGGATCAGTTCCACAAAATGATAGTGTCAGAAAAGGGGTTCCACTCGTTCATTTTTGAAGCAGTGAAATCAGCTGATGCAGGGACATACGAATGTGTGGCTGTCAACCGTGCAGGAGAAGCATCTTTCACAGTAAAAGTGGAAGTAATTG CTAAAGAACATCACATGCCTCCAACTTTCATTTTCAAGCCCCAAAGCAAAAAGGTTTTTgaaggagacacagccaggctggaatGCCAGATCTCTGCCATCCCAACCCCTCGGATTTACTGGAAAAGAAACAACGAAATGGTACAATATAATACAGACCGAATAAG CTTGCTCCATGACAATACTGGAAGGATTTGCCTGCTGATCCACAATGCCACCAAGAAGGATGCTGGCTGGTACACAGTGTCTGCTGTCAACGGGGCAGGGGTGGCCACGTGCCATGCCAGGCTAGAGGTTGCAA caCATACAAATAAGCCACTTCCAGCCCCAAAGCAGTTACGGGTTCGACCAACCTTCAGCAAGTATTTGGCACTCAATGGAAGAGGACTGGATGTGAAACAAGCTTTCTCACCAGAAGGGGAGTTTCAGCGTTTGGCTGAGCAGTCTGGACTGTATGAAAGTGATGAACTTTAA
- the MYOT gene encoding myotilin isoform X2 — protein MSVPNLPSVSSMCQPTMFNYERPKHFIQSKNVCQGQQQPPGPAAASTEPSREIKQSSILIQPRNPSGQKFSSSSSLSSSITLSSPSCSAPKESTYPITPASAQSPASSSSGQRLLPMPNQSPAAFLCSVLPSQPGYSSPAPSPVEPPYSQPMYNKQASINSMQKTSDQEIRGTKEALIQDLEKKLRCKDSLLQNGNQRLTYEERMARRLLGPVNAASVLDSQSEDSVQNAQHQNAENIRLQVPTTHVRSRPSSRGDDRGHDSIQEKFFQPRFTQVPEDVVIEEGRFCRLDFKVSGLPTPDVMWYQNGRMVHQDQFHKMIVSEKGFHSFIFEAVKSADAGTYECVAVNRAGEASFTVKVEVIAKEHHMPPTFIFKPQSKKVFEGDTARLECQISAIPTPRIYWKRNNEMVQYNTDRISLLHDNTGRICLLIHNATKKDAGWYTVSAVNGAGVATCHARLEVATHTNKPLPAPKQLRVRPTFSKYLALNGRGLDVKQAFSPEGEFQRLAEQSGLYESDEL, from the exons ATGAGTGTCCCTAATCTCCCATCCGTTTCCTCTATGTGCCAACCAACCATGTTTAACTACGAACGTCCAAAACACTTTATCCAGTCTAAGAACGTGTGCCAAGGGCAACAGCAGCCTCCAGGACCTGCAGCAGCCTCCACAGAGCCGAGCAGAGAAATCAAACAgtcctccatcctcatccagCCTCGTAACCCCAGCGGGCAGAAATTCTCCTCCTCGTCATCGCTGAGCTCTTCAATCACGCTCTCCTCGCCTTCCTGTAGCGCCCCTAAGGAATCCACCTATCCCATCACTCCTGCATCTGCACAGTCTCCTGCTAGCTCATCATCTGGCCAGAGGCTGCTGCCCATGCCTAACCAATCCCCCGCAGCCTTCCTGTGCTCCGTGCTCCCCTCGCAGCCCGGCTATAGCagcccagctccttctcccGTGGAACCTCC TTACTCACAGCCCATGTATAACAAACAAGCCAGCATCAACTCTATGCAGAAGACATCAGACCAAGAAATTCGAGGAACAAAGGAGGCCCTCATCCAGGACCTGGAGAAGAAACTGAGATGCAAGGACAGCCTCCTGCAGAATGGCAACCAG AGACTGACCTATGAGGAGAGGATGGCTCGCAGGCTGCTCGGACCAGTGAATGCTGCCTCAGTGCTGGACTCACAGAGTGAAGACAGCGTGCAGAATGCACAG CACCAGAATGCAGAAAACATCAGGCTGCAGGTTCCTACAACACATGTCAG GAGCAGACCATCCTCTAGAGGCGACGATCGTGGACATGACTCAATCCAGGAGAAGTTTTTCCAGCCACGTTTCACACAAGTGCCTGAAGATGTGGTGATTGAGGAGGGGCGGTTCTGCAGGCTGGACTTCAAA GTCAGTGGGCTCCCAACTCCAGATGTGATGTGGTACCAGAATGGAAGGATGGTTCACCAGGATCAGTTCCACAAAATGATAGTGTCAGAAAAGGGGTTCCACTCGTTCATTTTTGAAGCAGTGAAATCAGCTGATGCAGGGACATACGAATGTGTGGCTGTCAACCGTGCAGGAGAAGCATCTTTCACAGTAAAAGTGGAAGTAATTG CTAAAGAACATCACATGCCTCCAACTTTCATTTTCAAGCCCCAAAGCAAAAAGGTTTTTgaaggagacacagccaggctggaatGCCAGATCTCTGCCATCCCAACCCCTCGGATTTACTGGAAAAGAAACAACGAAATGGTACAATATAATACAGACCGAATAAG CTTGCTCCATGACAATACTGGAAGGATTTGCCTGCTGATCCACAATGCCACCAAGAAGGATGCTGGCTGGTACACAGTGTCTGCTGTCAACGGGGCAGGGGTGGCCACGTGCCATGCCAGGCTAGAGGTTGCAA caCATACAAATAAGCCACTTCCAGCCCCAAAGCAGTTACGGGTTCGACCAACCTTCAGCAAGTATTTGGCACTCAATGGAAGAGGACTGGATGTGAAACAAGCTTTCTCACCAGAAGGGGAGTTTCAGCGTTTGGCTGAGCAGTCTGGACTGTATGAAAGTGATGAACTTTAA
- the MYOT gene encoding myotilin isoform X4: MTVLPKIPATAQVTAPRRYSQPMYNKQASINSMQKTSDQEIRGTKEALIQDLEKKLRCKDSLLQNGNQRLTYEERMARRLLGPVNAASVLDSQSEDSVQNAQHQNAENIRLQVPTTHVRSRPSSRGDDRGHDSIQEKFFQPRFTQVPEDVVIEEGRFCRLDFKVSGLPTPDVMWYQNGRMVHQDQFHKMIVSEKGFHSFIFEAVKSADAGTYECVAVNRAGEASFTVKVEVIAKEHHMPPTFIFKPQSKKVFEGDTARLECQISAIPTPRIYWKRNNEMVQYNTDRISLLHDNTGRICLLIHNATKKDAGWYTVSAVNGAGVATCHARLEVATHTNKPLPAPKQLRVRPTFSKYLALNGRGLDVKQAFSPEGEFQRLAEQSGLYESDEL; this comes from the exons ATGACCGTCCTTCCCAAAATACCGGCCACGGCCCAGGTGACAGCTCCTAGGCG TTACTCACAGCCCATGTATAACAAACAAGCCAGCATCAACTCTATGCAGAAGACATCAGACCAAGAAATTCGAGGAACAAAGGAGGCCCTCATCCAGGACCTGGAGAAGAAACTGAGATGCAAGGACAGCCTCCTGCAGAATGGCAACCAG AGACTGACCTATGAGGAGAGGATGGCTCGCAGGCTGCTCGGACCAGTGAATGCTGCCTCAGTGCTGGACTCACAGAGTGAAGACAGCGTGCAGAATGCACAG CACCAGAATGCAGAAAACATCAGGCTGCAGGTTCCTACAACACATGTCAG GAGCAGACCATCCTCTAGAGGCGACGATCGTGGACATGACTCAATCCAGGAGAAGTTTTTCCAGCCACGTTTCACACAAGTGCCTGAAGATGTGGTGATTGAGGAGGGGCGGTTCTGCAGGCTGGACTTCAAA GTCAGTGGGCTCCCAACTCCAGATGTGATGTGGTACCAGAATGGAAGGATGGTTCACCAGGATCAGTTCCACAAAATGATAGTGTCAGAAAAGGGGTTCCACTCGTTCATTTTTGAAGCAGTGAAATCAGCTGATGCAGGGACATACGAATGTGTGGCTGTCAACCGTGCAGGAGAAGCATCTTTCACAGTAAAAGTGGAAGTAATTG CTAAAGAACATCACATGCCTCCAACTTTCATTTTCAAGCCCCAAAGCAAAAAGGTTTTTgaaggagacacagccaggctggaatGCCAGATCTCTGCCATCCCAACCCCTCGGATTTACTGGAAAAGAAACAACGAAATGGTACAATATAATACAGACCGAATAAG CTTGCTCCATGACAATACTGGAAGGATTTGCCTGCTGATCCACAATGCCACCAAGAAGGATGCTGGCTGGTACACAGTGTCTGCTGTCAACGGGGCAGGGGTGGCCACGTGCCATGCCAGGCTAGAGGTTGCAA caCATACAAATAAGCCACTTCCAGCCCCAAAGCAGTTACGGGTTCGACCAACCTTCAGCAAGTATTTGGCACTCAATGGAAGAGGACTGGATGTGAAACAAGCTTTCTCACCAGAAGGGGAGTTTCAGCGTTTGGCTGAGCAGTCTGGACTGTATGAAAGTGATGAACTTTAA
- the MYOT gene encoding myotilin isoform X1, whose translation MTVLPKIPATAQVTAPRRENPLQESLYSARQGFHSIQEPSQENFCGLSPSFYQPPIQSQLSPTKTQDSRETSPMSVPNLPSVSSMCQPTMFNYERPKHFIQSKNVCQGQQQPPGPAAASTEPSREIKQSSILIQPRNPSGQKFSSSSSLSSSITLSSPSCSAPKESTYPITPASAQSPASSSSGQRLLPMPNQSPAAFLCSVLPSQPGYSSPAPSPVEPPYSQPMYNKQASINSMQKTSDQEIRGTKEALIQDLEKKLRCKDSLLQNGNQRLTYEERMARRLLGPVNAASVLDSQSEDSVQNAQHQNAENIRLQVPTTHVRSRPSSRGDDRGHDSIQEKFFQPRFTQVPEDVVIEEGRFCRLDFKVSGLPTPDVMWYQNGRMVHQDQFHKMIVSEKGFHSFIFEAVKSADAGTYECVAVNRAGEASFTVKVEVIAKEHHMPPTFIFKPQSKKVFEGDTARLECQISAIPTPRIYWKRNNEMVQYNTDRISLLHDNTGRICLLIHNATKKDAGWYTVSAVNGAGVATCHARLEVATHTNKPLPAPKQLRVRPTFSKYLALNGRGLDVKQAFSPEGEFQRLAEQSGLYESDEL comes from the exons ATGACCGTCCTTCCCAAAATACCGGCCACGGCCCAGGTGACAGCTCCTAGGCG GGAAAATCCACTCCAAGAAAGCCTCTATTCTGCAAGGCAAGGGTTCCATTCTATccaggagcccagccaggaaaacTTTTGTGGCCTGTCACCTAGCTTTTACCAGCCACCTATCCAAAGCCAGTTATCACCAACTAAAACCCAGGACAGCCGTGAAACCTCTCCTATGAGTGTCCCTAATCTCCCATCCGTTTCCTCTATGTGCCAACCAACCATGTTTAACTACGAACGTCCAAAACACTTTATCCAGTCTAAGAACGTGTGCCAAGGGCAACAGCAGCCTCCAGGACCTGCAGCAGCCTCCACAGAGCCGAGCAGAGAAATCAAACAgtcctccatcctcatccagCCTCGTAACCCCAGCGGGCAGAAATTCTCCTCCTCGTCATCGCTGAGCTCTTCAATCACGCTCTCCTCGCCTTCCTGTAGCGCCCCTAAGGAATCCACCTATCCCATCACTCCTGCATCTGCACAGTCTCCTGCTAGCTCATCATCTGGCCAGAGGCTGCTGCCCATGCCTAACCAATCCCCCGCAGCCTTCCTGTGCTCCGTGCTCCCCTCGCAGCCCGGCTATAGCagcccagctccttctcccGTGGAACCTCC TTACTCACAGCCCATGTATAACAAACAAGCCAGCATCAACTCTATGCAGAAGACATCAGACCAAGAAATTCGAGGAACAAAGGAGGCCCTCATCCAGGACCTGGAGAAGAAACTGAGATGCAAGGACAGCCTCCTGCAGAATGGCAACCAG AGACTGACCTATGAGGAGAGGATGGCTCGCAGGCTGCTCGGACCAGTGAATGCTGCCTCAGTGCTGGACTCACAGAGTGAAGACAGCGTGCAGAATGCACAG CACCAGAATGCAGAAAACATCAGGCTGCAGGTTCCTACAACACATGTCAG GAGCAGACCATCCTCTAGAGGCGACGATCGTGGACATGACTCAATCCAGGAGAAGTTTTTCCAGCCACGTTTCACACAAGTGCCTGAAGATGTGGTGATTGAGGAGGGGCGGTTCTGCAGGCTGGACTTCAAA GTCAGTGGGCTCCCAACTCCAGATGTGATGTGGTACCAGAATGGAAGGATGGTTCACCAGGATCAGTTCCACAAAATGATAGTGTCAGAAAAGGGGTTCCACTCGTTCATTTTTGAAGCAGTGAAATCAGCTGATGCAGGGACATACGAATGTGTGGCTGTCAACCGTGCAGGAGAAGCATCTTTCACAGTAAAAGTGGAAGTAATTG CTAAAGAACATCACATGCCTCCAACTTTCATTTTCAAGCCCCAAAGCAAAAAGGTTTTTgaaggagacacagccaggctggaatGCCAGATCTCTGCCATCCCAACCCCTCGGATTTACTGGAAAAGAAACAACGAAATGGTACAATATAATACAGACCGAATAAG CTTGCTCCATGACAATACTGGAAGGATTTGCCTGCTGATCCACAATGCCACCAAGAAGGATGCTGGCTGGTACACAGTGTCTGCTGTCAACGGGGCAGGGGTGGCCACGTGCCATGCCAGGCTAGAGGTTGCAA caCATACAAATAAGCCACTTCCAGCCCCAAAGCAGTTACGGGTTCGACCAACCTTCAGCAAGTATTTGGCACTCAATGGAAGAGGACTGGATGTGAAACAAGCTTTCTCACCAGAAGGGGAGTTTCAGCGTTTGGCTGAGCAGTCTGGACTGTATGAAAGTGATGAACTTTAA
- the MYOT gene encoding myotilin isoform X3, whose protein sequence is MPNQSPAAFLCSVLPSQPGYSSPAPSPVEPPYSQPMYNKQASINSMQKTSDQEIRGTKEALIQDLEKKLRCKDSLLQNGNQRLTYEERMARRLLGPVNAASVLDSQSEDSVQNAQHQNAENIRLQVPTTHVRSRPSSRGDDRGHDSIQEKFFQPRFTQVPEDVVIEEGRFCRLDFKVSGLPTPDVMWYQNGRMVHQDQFHKMIVSEKGFHSFIFEAVKSADAGTYECVAVNRAGEASFTVKVEVIAKEHHMPPTFIFKPQSKKVFEGDTARLECQISAIPTPRIYWKRNNEMVQYNTDRISLLHDNTGRICLLIHNATKKDAGWYTVSAVNGAGVATCHARLEVATHTNKPLPAPKQLRVRPTFSKYLALNGRGLDVKQAFSPEGEFQRLAEQSGLYESDEL, encoded by the exons ATGCCTAACCAATCCCCCGCAGCCTTCCTGTGCTCCGTGCTCCCCTCGCAGCCCGGCTATAGCagcccagctccttctcccGTGGAACCTCC TTACTCACAGCCCATGTATAACAAACAAGCCAGCATCAACTCTATGCAGAAGACATCAGACCAAGAAATTCGAGGAACAAAGGAGGCCCTCATCCAGGACCTGGAGAAGAAACTGAGATGCAAGGACAGCCTCCTGCAGAATGGCAACCAG AGACTGACCTATGAGGAGAGGATGGCTCGCAGGCTGCTCGGACCAGTGAATGCTGCCTCAGTGCTGGACTCACAGAGTGAAGACAGCGTGCAGAATGCACAG CACCAGAATGCAGAAAACATCAGGCTGCAGGTTCCTACAACACATGTCAG GAGCAGACCATCCTCTAGAGGCGACGATCGTGGACATGACTCAATCCAGGAGAAGTTTTTCCAGCCACGTTTCACACAAGTGCCTGAAGATGTGGTGATTGAGGAGGGGCGGTTCTGCAGGCTGGACTTCAAA GTCAGTGGGCTCCCAACTCCAGATGTGATGTGGTACCAGAATGGAAGGATGGTTCACCAGGATCAGTTCCACAAAATGATAGTGTCAGAAAAGGGGTTCCACTCGTTCATTTTTGAAGCAGTGAAATCAGCTGATGCAGGGACATACGAATGTGTGGCTGTCAACCGTGCAGGAGAAGCATCTTTCACAGTAAAAGTGGAAGTAATTG CTAAAGAACATCACATGCCTCCAACTTTCATTTTCAAGCCCCAAAGCAAAAAGGTTTTTgaaggagacacagccaggctggaatGCCAGATCTCTGCCATCCCAACCCCTCGGATTTACTGGAAAAGAAACAACGAAATGGTACAATATAATACAGACCGAATAAG CTTGCTCCATGACAATACTGGAAGGATTTGCCTGCTGATCCACAATGCCACCAAGAAGGATGCTGGCTGGTACACAGTGTCTGCTGTCAACGGGGCAGGGGTGGCCACGTGCCATGCCAGGCTAGAGGTTGCAA caCATACAAATAAGCCACTTCCAGCCCCAAAGCAGTTACGGGTTCGACCAACCTTCAGCAAGTATTTGGCACTCAATGGAAGAGGACTGGATGTGAAACAAGCTTTCTCACCAGAAGGGGAGTTTCAGCGTTTGGCTGAGCAGTCTGGACTGTATGAAAGTGATGAACTTTAA